GGGGGATCGCTGCCCGAGGACATCGAGGCGGTGGTGACCCGGGTGCGCCAGCGTTTCCCCGGCGCGGCCCTCGGTATCCATTGCCACAACGACTCCGACCTGGCGGTGGCCAACACCCTGGCGGCCCTCGCCGCCGGCGCCACCCAGGTGCAGGGCTGCATGAACGGTTATGGGGAACGGGTGGGCAACACCAACCTGACCTCCCTCATCCCGACCCTGGCCCTGAAGACCCAGTTCGGATTCCTGCGGCCGGTGAAACTCGAGAAGCTCACCGAAGTGTCCCACCGGGTCGATGAGATCCTCAACCAAAGCCCCCGGCCGGGGGCCCCTTATGTGGGCAAGAACGCCTTCACCCATAAGGGCGGGATGCACATCTCCGCCGTCCAAAAAGCCACGGAGGCCTATGAGCACGTGGATCCCGAACAGGTGGGGAACGCGCGCAAACTGGTCCTCTCCGACCAGGCGGGGGCCTCCGCCGTCCTTCACCAGGCAGGGACCCGTCACATCAAGCTCGACCGCAACACGCCCGAAGCCCGCGCCATCATCGACGAAGTGAAGAAGATGGAGAGCGAAGGCTACCAGTTCGAGGGGGCCGAGGCCTCTTTCGAGATACTCCTTAAAAAAGCCCTGGGACAGCACCGCAACTTCTTCGACCTGGTGGGCTTCCGCGTCATCGTGGAGAACCGGGGGGACGGCAAACTGGTGAGCGAGGCCACCATCAAGCTGCGGGTGAACGGGGTCCTGGAGAACACGGTGGGCGAGGGCGACGGGCCCATCAACGCGCTTGACCAGGCCTTGCGGAAAGCATTGACCAAGTTCTATCCCTCCCTCAAGGAAGTCCGCTTGAGCGACTTCAAGGTGCGTGTCCTGGACGCCAAGGAAGGGACCGCCGCCAAGGTTCGGGTCTTGATCGAGAGCCGGGACCCCCAAGGGGCCTGGGGCACCGTGGGCGTCAGTGAGAACATCATCGAGGCCTCTTGGGAGGCCCTGGTCGATTCCATCGACTATAAGCTGCTCAAGGATTCCAAAGGGCGCAAACCCAGGAAGTCCGGCCGTTGAAGCACCTGCCCATCGGGATCTTCGATTCGGGCCTCGGGGGACTCACGGTCTTCAAGGCGATCCAAAAGGAACTTCCCCACGAACGGATCGTCTATTTCGGCGACACGGCCCGCATCCCCTATGGTACCAAGAGCCCGGACACCATCATCCGCTATGCCCGGCAGATCATCCGGTTCTTCCGTAAAAAAGAGAAGGTCAAGTGCGTGGTGGTGGCCTGCAATACCTCCTCGGCCTGGGCCCTGGAGGCCGTCCGGAAGGAATTTTCCCTGCCTATCCTGGGTGTGATCGAACCCGGGGCCTTCACGGCCGTCGAGGTGACCCGCAACGGCCGCATCGGGGTCATCGGTACCGAGGGAACGGTCGCTTCCGGAGCCTATGAGAAGGCCATCCGCCGCTTGATGCCCAAGGCGCGGGTCTTCTCCCGGGCCTGCCCTCTTTTCGTGCCGCTGGTGGAAGAAGGAAAACTGACCGGACCCATACCGGAGGCCGTGGCCAAGGAATAC
This is a stretch of genomic DNA from bacterium. It encodes these proteins:
- the murI gene encoding glutamate racemase — translated: MKHLPIGIFDSGLGGLTVFKAIQKELPHERIVYFGDTARIPYGTKSPDTIIRYARQIIRFFRKKEKVKCVVVACNTSSAWALEAVRKEFSLPILGVIEPGAFTAVEVTRNGRIGVIGTEGTVASGAYEKAIRRLMPKARVFSRACPLFVPLVEEGKLTGPIPEAVAKEYLKPLLKAGIDTLVLGCTHYPLLKRTLSKVAGKRVRIVDSAEETARSLRRNLETHGVELSGRGGSRFFVSDLSRKFKEQAQRFLGRHIATVEKVFIENY
- the cimA gene encoding citramalate synthase, with translation MSDKIVLYDALLREGPQTQGLNLSVEDKLALAQALDDLGLHYLEGGWPGANPKDTEFFQRVKKLKLKARLSAFGMTRRARHKAGEDQNLLNLVKAGVSTITVVGKTWDFHVTKALGIQLPQNLEIINDSVKFLKSRTDEVFFDAEHFFDGYKRNPEYSLSCLEAALQGGADCLVLCDTNGGSLPEDIEAVVTRVRQRFPGAALGIHCHNDSDLAVANTLAALAAGATQVQGCMNGYGERVGNTNLTSLIPTLALKTQFGFLRPVKLEKLTEVSHRVDEILNQSPRPGAPYVGKNAFTHKGGMHISAVQKATEAYEHVDPEQVGNARKLVLSDQAGASAVLHQAGTRHIKLDRNTPEARAIIDEVKKMESEGYQFEGAEASFEILLKKALGQHRNFFDLVGFRVIVENRGDGKLVSEATIKLRVNGVLENTVGEGDGPINALDQALRKALTKFYPSLKEVRLSDFKVRVLDAKEGTAAKVRVLIESRDPQGAWGTVGVSENIIEASWEALVDSIDYKLLKDSKGRKPRKSGR